In bacterium 336/3, the following proteins share a genomic window:
- a CDS encoding aspartate kinase (catalyzes the formation of 4-phospho-L-aspartate from L-aspartate and ATP): MLSVEKIGGTSMSSFDQVLQNIILFDSNQIYNRIYIVSAYAGVTNWLLEDKKTQAPGIYHHFIQGKNFHKQLEELTLRLKELNKKYISLGLNILEADNFIETRIQEAQRYLDSLADVLASGYLIKENIFQAAREILASIGESHSAFNAVNILQNKGHHATFVDLSGFQDSEALTIDQRIQKTLSTIDFSKTICIVTGYTKGTEGIMREFDRGYSEVTFSKVAVAVQADEAIIHKEYHLSSADPNIVGVENCVPVGFTNYDVADQLADVGMEAIHPKAAKPLEINGINLRIKNTFEPAHPGTLITKNYVCPDSRIEIITGSEKVMILDIHDPMMVGSVGYDLKIMQDLEHFGVSYIFKTTSANSISMVIWEKDFKEELLNILKSKYESVTARKVAIICLIGTNINQPGMLARTAQTLADNKINILSIGCAMRQVNIQLVIEKEYFKNAIQALNKEFVQ, from the coding sequence ATGTTATCTGTCGAAAAAATTGGAGGGACGTCCATGTCGTCATTCGACCAAGTCCTCCAAAACATTATTTTATTTGACTCTAATCAAATTTATAACCGAATTTATATTGTTTCAGCTTATGCTGGTGTAACCAATTGGCTTTTAGAAGATAAGAAAACCCAAGCACCTGGTATTTATCATCATTTTATTCAAGGTAAAAATTTTCATAAACAGCTTGAAGAACTTACTTTACGTCTCAAAGAACTTAATAAAAAATATATTTCATTAGGTTTAAATATTCTAGAGGCTGATAATTTTATTGAAACTAGAATTCAAGAGGCTCAAAGATATTTGGATAGTTTGGCAGATGTTTTAGCTTCAGGATATTTGATAAAAGAAAATATTTTCCAAGCCGCTCGAGAAATATTGGCTTCTATTGGTGAAAGTCACTCAGCGTTCAATGCTGTAAATATCCTTCAAAATAAAGGCCATCATGCTACATTCGTAGATTTAAGTGGATTTCAAGATTCAGAAGCCCTTACCATTGACCAACGCATTCAAAAAACACTCTCTACTATAGATTTTTCAAAAACTATCTGTATTGTAACAGGCTATACAAAAGGTACAGAGGGCATCATGCGTGAGTTTGATAGAGGCTATTCGGAAGTAACTTTCAGTAAAGTAGCTGTGGCTGTCCAAGCTGATGAAGCCATTATCCATAAGGAATATCATTTGTCTTCTGCTGACCCCAATATTGTAGGAGTGGAAAATTGTGTTCCTGTGGGCTTTACCAATTATGATGTAGCCGACCAACTCGCTGATGTGGGCATGGAAGCTATTCATCCAAAAGCAGCTAAACCTCTGGAAATTAATGGTATTAATTTAAGAATAAAAAATACTTTTGAGCCTGCTCACCCTGGTACACTTATCACCAAAAATTATGTATGCCCTGATAGTCGCATTGAAATTATTACAGGTTCAGAAAAAGTAATGATTTTGGATATTCACGACCCTATGATGGTCGGTTCTGTAGGTTACGACCTCAAAATTATGCAAGATTTAGAGCATTTTGGAGTAAGTTATATTTTCAAGACTACCAGTGCCAACAGCATTTCGATGGTTATTTGGGAAAAAGATTTTAAAGAAGAGTTACTCAATATATTAAAATCGAAATATGAAAGTGTTACAGCCCGAAAAGTAGCCATTATTTGCCTCATAGGTACAAATATTAATCAGCCTGGAATGCTTGCTCGTACGGCTCAAACACTTGCTGATAATAAAATCAATATTTTGAGTATTGGCTGTGCTATGCGACAAGTAAATATTCAATTGGTTATAGAAAAAGAATACTTTAAAAATGCAATCCAAGCTCTTAATAAAGAGTTTGTGCAATAA
- a CDS encoding ribosomal subunit interface protein yields the protein MKVQMQSIHFDADIKLLDFIQKKLDKLETFYDRMTDGEVFLRLDKSEQKDNKIVEVKINVPGNVIFAKSQKSSFEAATDDAVESLRRQITKFKEKALEH from the coding sequence ATGAAAGTTCAGATGCAATCTATTCATTTTGATGCAGACATCAAATTGCTTGATTTTATTCAAAAAAAATTAGACAAATTAGAAACGTTTTATGACCGTATGACTGATGGGGAAGTTTTTCTTCGATTAGATAAAAGTGAACAAAAAGATAATAAGATTGTAGAGGTAAAAATTAATGTACCAGGCAATGTGATTTTTGCAAAATCACAAAAAAGCTCTTTTGAAGCTGCTACTGATGATGCTGTAGAAAGTTTGAGAAGGCAAATCACCAAATTTAAGGAAAAGGCATTAGAGCATTAA
- a CDS encoding ribosomal RNA small subunit methyltransferase H gives MEQAYHIPVLLKQSVEALNIYSDGIYADLTFGGGGHTKEILTHLSNKGKLYSFDQDQDAWENAVNIKEKYPNFYLIKNNFRHLEQEIKKLQIIGELDGILADLGVSSHQFDTAERGFSFRFEAELDMRMNQEQQLTAQNIVNEYSEKELHKIFGIYGEIKNAKTLANTVVNNRKKKEIITIQDLKNAIEGCIPKKEFNKYLAQVFQALRIEVNDELKVIEEMLIQSVSVLKKEGRLVVISYHSLEDRLVKNFFQKGKFFGEVEKDFYGNEIKPFKIIEKLIIPSEEEIERNPRARSAKMRVAEKL, from the coding sequence ATGGAACAAGCATATCATATACCTGTACTACTGAAACAATCAGTAGAAGCTCTTAACATATATTCAGATGGAATTTATGCAGATTTAACTTTTGGGGGTGGAGGACACACAAAAGAGATTTTAACACATTTGTCTAATAAGGGGAAATTATACTCATTCGACCAAGACCAAGATGCTTGGGAAAATGCTGTTAATATAAAAGAAAAATACCCTAATTTTTATTTGATTAAAAATAATTTTCGGCATTTAGAACAAGAAATCAAGAAGTTACAAATAATAGGAGAGCTAGATGGTATTCTTGCTGATTTGGGTGTCTCTTCACATCAATTTGATACAGCTGAAAGGGGGTTTTCTTTTCGGTTTGAAGCTGAATTAGATATGCGAATGAACCAAGAGCAACAATTGACAGCTCAGAATATTGTGAATGAGTATTCTGAGAAAGAGCTTCATAAAATTTTTGGAATTTATGGAGAAATAAAAAATGCTAAAACATTAGCTAACACAGTTGTTAATAACCGAAAAAAGAAAGAAATCATAACTATTCAGGATTTAAAAAATGCAATTGAAGGTTGTATACCTAAAAAAGAATTTAATAAGTATTTGGCTCAAGTATTTCAGGCGTTGAGAATTGAAGTAAATGATGAACTGAAAGTTATAGAAGAAATGCTTATTCAATCCGTAAGTGTATTAAAAAAAGAAGGAAGATTAGTGGTTATATCTTATCATTCATTAGAAGATAGATTAGTAAAAAACTTTTTTCAGAAAGGAAAGTTTTTTGGTGAAGTAGAAAAAGACTTTTATGGGAATGAGATAAAACCATTTAAAATTATAGAAAAACTTATAATTCCTTCGGAAGAAGAAATAGAAAGAAATCCAAGAGCAAGAAGTGCTAAAATGCGAGTTGCTGAAAAACTTTAA
- a CDS encoding 30S ribosomal protein S21: protein MLVIQVKENETIDKALKRFKKKFEKTGVLKQLRSRTFFEKKSISRRRTVLRAAYRQTLQQAENN from the coding sequence ATGCTAGTTATACAAGTAAAAGAAAATGAAACTATAGATAAAGCTTTGAAGCGTTTTAAAAAGAAATTTGAAAAAACAGGTGTATTGAAGCAATTACGTAGCCGTACTTTTTTTGAAAAGAAATCTATTTCTCGTCGTAGAACTGTATTGCGTGCTGCTTATCGCCAAACTTTACAACAAGCTGAAAATAACTAA
- a CDS encoding enoyl-CoA hydratase, translated as MYQSLNVKIENHLAYLSINRPEKANAMDEDFWKELPLALKSLEQNLDVRVILLYGEGKHFSSGIDLAMLMGLKQSIADLEIGRAGEKIYQFVVGLQESINAVEKCTKPVVACIHGACVGAGVDLISACDLRYASEDAYFCVKEADMGIIADLGTLQRLPKIIPAGVAAELSYTARKMPASEADKYGLVSKLFSTKESMMEGVKEIATTIASKSPLVIRGVKKTLLYSRDHAVQEGLSFIAHWNASQLMSKDVEISVIAQMQKQTPTFEG; from the coding sequence ATGTACCAATCTTTAAATGTAAAAATAGAAAATCATTTGGCTTATTTAAGTATCAATCGCCCTGAAAAAGCCAATGCAATGGATGAAGACTTTTGGAAAGAGCTTCCGTTAGCCCTAAAATCATTAGAGCAAAATCTTGATGTGAGAGTGATTTTGCTTTATGGAGAAGGAAAACACTTTTCATCAGGTATCGATTTGGCAATGCTGATGGGACTTAAACAAAGTATTGCAGATTTAGAAATAGGAAGGGCAGGAGAAAAAATATATCAATTTGTAGTAGGTTTACAAGAAAGCATCAATGCCGTAGAAAAATGTACCAAGCCTGTTGTTGCTTGTATTCATGGGGCATGTGTAGGGGCTGGAGTAGATTTAATTAGTGCTTGTGATTTGAGATATGCTTCTGAGGATGCGTATTTTTGTGTAAAAGAAGCAGACATGGGTATCATTGCAGATTTAGGAACGCTTCAAAGATTACCAAAGATTATTCCCGCAGGCGTAGCTGCAGAGCTTTCTTATACTGCTAGAAAGATGCCAGCCTCTGAAGCTGATAAGTATGGGTTAGTAAGTAAATTGTTTTCTACTAAAGAAAGTATGATGGAAGGTGTAAAAGAAATTGCTACTACAATTGCTTCAAAATCTCCACTGGTTATCAGAGGAGTGAAAAAAACATTGCTTTATAGCCGAGACCATGCAGTACAAGAAGGGCTTTCTTTTATTGCACATTGGAACGCCTCACAACTGATGAGTAAAGATGTTGAAATTTCAGTCATAGCTCAAATGCAGAAACAGACACCAACTTTTGAAGGATAA
- the gatA gene encoding glutamyl-tRNA amidotransferase (allows the formation of correctly charged Asn-tRNA(Asn) or Gln-tRNA(Gln) through the transamidation of misacylated Asp-tRNA(Asn) or Glu-tRNA(Gln) in organisms which lack either or both of asparaginyl-tRNA or glutaminyl-tRNA synthetases; reaction takes place in the presence of glutamine and ATP through an activated phospho-Asp-tRNA(Asn) or phospho-Glu-tRNA), whose translation MKNYKKLTEIQHDIAQGNLSCVDLVKSHLEVIQEKNTLLNVFLSIYDQEALQRAQDIDNKIKNGKAGKLAGLVVGLKDVICYQNHPLQASSKILDGFISQFSATVVERLLAEDAIIIGRQNCDEFAMGSTNENSAFGATRNAANPEHVPGGSSGASAVAVQANMCQVSLGSDTGGSVRQPAAFCGIYGLKPTYSRISRYGLIAYASSFDCIGIFGKSVEDVALVLEVIAGADEVDSTASQKVVPSYSQNLNFTQKTKVAYLKESVDSEAIQPEIRQAMKDKIAFLQAQGHTVEAIDFPLLEYILPTYYILTTAEASSNLSRFDGIRYGFRSKEVEDLERLYKKTRSEAFGKDVQRRIMLGTFVLSASYYDAYYTKAQKVRRVIKEATDKVFENYDFWLMPTAPTTAFKLGSFSADPLQMFLADLFTVQANVVGIPGIAIPCGEDQAGLPVGLQVLANNFQEEELLAFAKFLSE comes from the coding sequence TTGAAAAATTACAAAAAACTCACAGAAATACAACATGATATTGCACAAGGTAACCTTTCTTGTGTGGATTTGGTAAAAAGTCATTTAGAAGTTATCCAAGAAAAAAACACTCTTTTAAATGTATTTTTGAGTATTTATGACCAAGAAGCATTACAAAGAGCTCAAGATATTGATAATAAGATAAAGAATGGAAAAGCTGGTAAATTGGCTGGCTTGGTAGTTGGTTTAAAAGATGTAATTTGTTATCAGAATCATCCTTTACAAGCATCTTCTAAAATATTAGATGGTTTTATCTCTCAATTTTCTGCTACTGTTGTAGAACGTTTATTAGCAGAAGATGCTATTATTATTGGCAGGCAAAATTGTGATGAGTTTGCAATGGGTTCAACCAACGAAAACTCTGCCTTTGGGGCAACTCGCAATGCTGCTAATCCAGAGCATGTTCCTGGTGGTTCTTCAGGAGCTTCGGCAGTAGCTGTACAAGCCAATATGTGTCAAGTATCATTAGGCTCTGATACAGGGGGTTCTGTTCGTCAGCCTGCTGCATTTTGTGGTATTTATGGTTTAAAACCTACGTATTCTCGTATTTCTCGTTATGGCTTAATCGCTTATGCTTCTTCTTTTGATTGTATTGGAATCTTTGGAAAAAGTGTAGAAGATGTAGCATTGGTTTTAGAAGTCATTGCAGGAGCTGATGAAGTAGATAGTACAGCTTCTCAAAAAGTTGTTCCCAGTTATTCTCAAAACCTTAATTTTACACAAAAAACAAAAGTAGCATATTTGAAAGAAAGTGTTGATAGCGAAGCTATTCAGCCTGAAATTAGGCAAGCAATGAAGGATAAAATAGCTTTCTTACAAGCTCAAGGGCATACGGTAGAAGCGATTGATTTTCCTCTTTTAGAGTATATTTTGCCTACATATTATATTCTTACTACTGCTGAAGCAAGTTCTAATTTGAGTAGATTTGATGGCATCAGATATGGTTTTAGAAGCAAAGAAGTGGAAGATTTAGAACGTTTATACAAAAAAACTCGTTCAGAAGCTTTTGGCAAAGATGTTCAAAGGCGTATTATGCTTGGTACTTTTGTTTTAAGTGCCAGTTATTATGATGCTTATTATACCAAAGCTCAAAAAGTAAGAAGAGTTATCAAAGAAGCTACTGATAAAGTTTTTGAAAATTATGATTTTTGGTTGATGCCAACAGCTCCTACTACAGCTTTCAAATTAGGAAGTTTTTCAGCAGACCCTCTACAAATGTTCTTAGCTGATTTATTTACAGTACAAGCTAATGTCGTAGGTATTCCTGGTATTGCTATTCCTTGTGGAGAAGATCAAGCAGGACTACCTGTTGGTTTACAAGTACTTGCAAATAATTTCCAAGAAGAAGAATTGCTGGCTTTTGCAAAATTCTTAAGTGAGTAA
- a CDS encoding 3-oxoacyl-ACP synthase, with product MYYSQIKGLGFYVPENIVTNTDLEKLMDTSNEWIIERSGIQERRFYTEGKDTVATMAVEATKMALKNANLEAQDIDFIIFATLSPDFNFPGSGVLVQKSLPFREIGALDVRAQCSGFIYALSIADQYIKTGMYKNILVIGSEVQSNILELSNRNRNFAVLFGDGAGAAVVQATQDANHRILSTHLHSQGQYAEDLFLEHPGSRLKDRMSPKIIEEGKHLPFMQGQAVFKHAVVRFPEVIREALQANGYSESELNLLVPHQANLRITKYIQQVMNMPDEKVVSNIQKYGNTTAASIPIALTEAWQEGRVRSGDLVCLAAFGSGFTWASALIRW from the coding sequence ATGTACTATTCACAAATTAAGGGTTTAGGTTTTTATGTTCCTGAGAATATCGTAACCAATACAGACTTAGAAAAGCTCATGGATACTTCTAATGAGTGGATTATTGAGCGTTCTGGAATCCAAGAACGTCGTTTTTATACAGAAGGAAAAGATACAGTTGCAACGATGGCTGTTGAAGCAACTAAAATGGCTCTCAAAAATGCAAACTTAGAAGCTCAAGATATTGATTTCATTATTTTTGCAACACTAAGCCCCGATTTTAATTTTCCTGGTTCAGGCGTTTTGGTACAAAAATCTTTACCTTTCCGAGAAATTGGAGCTTTAGATGTAAGAGCTCAATGCTCAGGTTTTATTTATGCTCTTTCTATTGCAGATCAGTATATTAAGACTGGAATGTATAAAAATATCTTGGTTATAGGCTCAGAAGTACAATCAAATATATTAGAACTCAGCAATAGAAATAGAAATTTTGCTGTATTATTTGGGGATGGAGCAGGGGCTGCTGTAGTACAAGCAACTCAAGATGCCAATCATAGAATTTTATCTACACATCTTCATTCACAAGGACAATATGCTGAAGATTTATTCTTAGAACACCCTGGAAGCCGTTTAAAAGACAGAATGAGTCCTAAAATAATTGAAGAAGGCAAACATTTACCTTTTATGCAAGGTCAGGCTGTTTTCAAGCATGCTGTTGTACGTTTTCCTGAAGTAATTAGGGAGGCTCTTCAAGCCAATGGATATTCAGAATCTGAGCTTAATTTATTAGTTCCACATCAGGCTAATTTGCGTATTACCAAATATATTCAACAGGTAATGAATATGCCTGATGAAAAAGTAGTCAGTAATATCCAAAAATATGGAAATACAACGGCTGCCTCTATTCCTATTGCTCTTACAGAAGCTTGGCAAGAAGGGCGTGTTCGTTCAGGAGATTTAGTTTGTCTAGCTGCTTTTGGTAGTGGATTTACTTGGGCTTCCGCTCTAATTCGCTGGTAG
- a CDS encoding ribonuclease HII produces the protein MLSSFSGKYIEVGVDEVGRGCLAGTVVASAVILPLDFSHTTLTDSKQLTFTQRESIEEDIKKEAIAWAIGEASIEEIDKINILQASILAMHRALDKIFEESNITPEMILVDGNKFKPYNFIPYQCIVKGDSKYFSIAAASVLAKNYRDKKMIELSKNYPEYAWDSNMGYPTPAHKKAIQKYGLTPYHRMTFKPCAELLATSELERKPK, from the coding sequence ATGCTTTCTTCTTTTTCAGGCAAATATATAGAGGTAGGTGTTGATGAAGTAGGGCGTGGTTGTTTGGCGGGTACAGTAGTAGCTTCTGCTGTCATATTACCGCTTGACTTCTCGCATACAACCCTTACAGACTCTAAACAGCTTACTTTTACTCAAAGAGAAAGTATTGAAGAAGATATCAAAAAAGAAGCCATTGCTTGGGCAATAGGTGAAGCCTCAATTGAAGAAATTGATAAAATTAATATTTTACAAGCTTCTATATTGGCTATGCATAGAGCTTTAGATAAAATATTTGAAGAGAGCAATATTACCCCTGAAATGATATTGGTAGATGGAAATAAGTTTAAACCCTATAACTTTATTCCATATCAGTGTATAGTGAAAGGTGATTCAAAATACTTTTCTATTGCAGCAGCCTCAGTATTGGCTAAAAACTATCGAGATAAAAAAATGATAGAACTATCTAAAAATTATCCAGAGTATGCATGGGATAGCAATATGGGGTATCCAACACCTGCACATAAAAAAGCCATTCAGAAATATGGATTAACTCCTTACCACAGAATGACTTTTAAACCTTGTGCAGAACTACTTGCTACCAGCGAATTAGAGCGGAAGCCCAAGTAA
- a CDS encoding peptide ABC transporter permease, with protein sequence MQTVQEKEVDIVYKPSYYVRKRFFRNISAVIGLGVVVIAVIIAFLGYLIMPDNTPNADDGNPHIQIKPPGFKAKILKKHKNIPIHTPTFVEKLITGVPSEYTIIPIESYKINEQDLTVSYKVFGGIKEQKIPVISAVKSLFVGDVNSIKEAAQATNNSLFLTKDNYVIYVNYEGKIEKISSSDLIKEFEKYDIEERTYWLGTDKQGRDMLSRLIFGTRISLSIGLVAVLISVLVGVSLGSLAGFLGGKIDYIITWFMTVVWSIPQIMLVIAISLALGRGIWVAFIAVGLTTWVDIARLVRGEIMSIKEKQFVEASRALGLGNFRIVTRHILPNLFGPLIVVISSNFASAILTEAGLSFLGLGAQPPMPSWGMMVYEGKNYIGSANGFHMIFYPSLAISIMVLAFNLLGNGLRDAYDPKTLVK encoded by the coding sequence ATGCAAACTGTACAAGAGAAAGAAGTAGATATCGTTTATAAACCCTCATATTATGTTAGGAAACGTTTCTTTAGAAATATTTCAGCTGTAATAGGTTTGGGAGTAGTTGTAATTGCTGTGATTATTGCTTTTTTAGGTTATTTGATTATGCCTGACAATACTCCTAATGCTGATGATGGAAATCCTCATATACAAATTAAACCCCCAGGGTTTAAAGCTAAAATATTGAAAAAACACAAGAATATTCCTATTCATACTCCAACATTTGTAGAGAAATTGATTACAGGTGTTCCCAGTGAATACACTATTATTCCTATTGAAAGTTATAAAATTAATGAACAAGATTTGACTGTTTCTTATAAGGTTTTTGGAGGGATTAAAGAACAAAAGATACCTGTTATTTCAGCTGTAAAGTCTTTATTTGTGGGAGATGTGAATTCCATTAAAGAGGCTGCCCAAGCAACCAATAATTCCTTATTTCTTACAAAAGATAATTATGTGATTTATGTAAATTATGAAGGAAAAATAGAAAAAATATCTTCTTCAGACCTCATCAAAGAATTTGAAAAATATGATATAGAAGAAAGAACTTATTGGCTGGGAACAGATAAACAAGGAAGAGATATGCTAAGCCGTTTAATTTTCGGAACACGTATCTCATTAAGTATTGGTTTAGTTGCTGTACTTATTTCGGTACTTGTGGGGGTAAGTTTGGGTTCATTAGCTGGTTTTTTAGGTGGAAAAATAGACTATATCATTACTTGGTTTATGACAGTAGTATGGTCCATTCCTCAAATCATGCTTGTTATTGCGATTAGTTTAGCATTAGGTAGAGGTATTTGGGTTGCTTTTATTGCCGTAGGGCTTACAACATGGGTAGATATAGCTCGTTTGGTGCGTGGAGAAATTATGTCTATCAAAGAAAAGCAATTTGTAGAAGCGTCAAGAGCTTTGGGCTTAGGGAATTTCAGAATTGTTACAAGACATATTTTACCCAATTTGTTTGGTCCTCTGATTGTTGTTATTAGCTCTAATTTTGCTTCTGCGATTCTTACAGAAGCAGGCTTAAGCTTTCTAGGTTTAGGAGCTCAACCACCTATGCCTTCTTGGGGAATGATGGTTTATGAAGGTAAAAATTATATTGGTTCAGCAAACGGCTTCCATATGATTTTCTACCCAAGTTTAGCAATTAGTATTATGGTTTTAGCGTTTAATCTACTAGGAAATGGTCTACGTGATGCTTATGATCCTAAAACCCTTGTAAAATAA
- a CDS encoding integrase — MIEKFLQYISFQKRQSTHTQSSYRNDLEQFASYLEQTYQISDLAQTDYHIIRSWIISLSEENLQATSINRKIATLKSFYKFLVKQNYIVANPTLRIKALKTPKRTPVFIEEADLTKLLDHVEFSEDFSGYRDKIIIEMLYNMGIREAELLNTKELDINHIREEIKVLGKGNKERIIPITATLSHLIQEYVYQKQQAFPQLSHDFLIVTDSGEPAYPMLIYRIVKKYLNLVSNANKKSPHILRHTFATHLLNKGADLNAIKEIMGHSNLSATQIYTHNSLEKLKEIFEQAHPKA; from the coding sequence ATGATTGAGAAATTCCTCCAATATATAAGTTTTCAGAAACGTCAGAGTACCCATACACAGAGTTCTTATCGCAATGATTTAGAGCAATTTGCAAGCTATTTAGAGCAAACTTATCAAATATCAGATTTAGCTCAAACTGACTATCACATTATCCGTTCTTGGATTATTTCCCTTTCGGAAGAAAATTTACAAGCTACTTCTATTAACAGAAAAATAGCTACACTAAAGTCTTTTTATAAGTTTTTGGTGAAGCAAAATTATATTGTAGCAAACCCAACTCTTAGAATCAAGGCCTTAAAAACACCCAAAAGAACACCTGTTTTTATAGAAGAAGCAGACTTAACTAAACTACTTGACCATGTGGAGTTTAGCGAAGATTTTAGTGGCTATCGAGATAAAATCATTATTGAAATGCTTTATAATATGGGCATTCGTGAAGCTGAACTATTAAATACCAAAGAATTAGATATTAATCATATAAGAGAGGAAATCAAGGTTTTGGGGAAAGGTAATAAAGAAAGAATCATTCCTATTACAGCAACATTAAGTCATCTGATACAAGAATATGTGTATCAGAAGCAACAAGCTTTTCCACAACTATCACACGACTTTTTAATTGTAACTGATAGTGGAGAACCTGCTTACCCTATGCTAATTTATAGAATCGTGAAAAAGTACTTGAATTTGGTCAGCAATGCAAACAAAAAAAGCCCACATATACTCAGGCATACATTTGCCACACATTTGCTCAATAAAGGAGCAGATTTGAATGCTATTAAGGAAATAATGGGACACAGTAACCTTAGTGCAACACAAATTTATACGCATAATTCTTTAGAAAAACTAAAAGAAATATTTGAACAGGCTCATCCGAAGGCGTAA
- a CDS encoding ATP phosphoribosyltransferase, with protein sequence MDTLRIAVQKSGRLSESSLELIKECGIDFNNGTGKLKSEATNFPAEILFLRDDDIPGYVADGVADVGIIGENVMLEKEQKVELIEKLGFSKCRLSLAIPRGQEYSGLKDLQDKDIATSYPKILGKFLAENHIQARLHEISGSVEIAPSIGLAQAICDIVSSGSTLMSNGLKEVEVVFRSEAVMVGTPHLSESKKAILQKLLFRIHAVQSAKKNKYILLNAPNDSLDKIINILPGMKSPTVLPLAMEGWSSVHSVIHEDYFWDIIENLKAAGAEGILVVPIQKMIN encoded by the coding sequence ATGGATACTTTGCGAATAGCCGTTCAGAAATCTGGACGTTTAAGCGAAAGTTCTTTAGAGCTTATCAAAGAATGTGGCATTGATTTTAACAATGGTACAGGAAAATTAAAATCTGAAGCTACAAACTTCCCAGCAGAAATACTTTTTTTAAGAGATGATGATATACCAGGTTATGTAGCTGATGGTGTGGCTGATGTAGGCATCATTGGCGAAAATGTGATGCTTGAAAAAGAGCAAAAAGTAGAATTGATAGAAAAACTAGGTTTTTCTAAATGTAGACTCTCTTTAGCAATTCCTCGTGGGCAAGAATATAGTGGATTGAAAGATTTGCAAGACAAAGATATTGCAACTTCTTACCCTAAAATCTTAGGTAAATTTTTAGCAGAAAATCATATACAGGCTCGCCTCCATGAAATCAGTGGTTCAGTAGAAATAGCTCCCAGTATTGGCTTAGCTCAAGCCATTTGCGATATTGTAAGCTCTGGTAGTACTCTGATGAGCAATGGATTGAAAGAAGTAGAAGTTGTTTTTCGTTCAGAAGCAGTGATGGTGGGTACTCCTCATTTAAGTGAATCCAAAAAAGCAATTCTTCAAAAACTTTTATTTAGAATACATGCTGTACAGAGTGCTAAGAAAAATAAATATATACTATTAAACGCCCCTAATGATTCATTAGACAAAATTATTAATATTCTTCCAGGGATGAAGAGTCCTACAGTATTACCTTTGGCAATGGAAGGTTGGAGTTCAGTACATTCAGTAATTCATGAAGATTACTTCTGGGATATTATTGAAAATTTAAAAGCAGCAGGAGCAGAGGGGATTTTAGTCGTTCCAATTCAAAAAATGATAAATTGA
- a CDS encoding polysaccharide deacetylase, giving the protein MRYHKTPDTLQRIFSSFIWKKPQTTPTIYLTFDDGPIPELTPFILDLLTQYKAKATFFCVGDNIRKYSTIFQDIIKNEHQIGNHTYNHLNAWKTDKKVYLENIELCKQEIENQGAKSNFFRPPYGKLSFNLRKDIIKEHQIVMWDVLSYDFDQTISPENCLKNSINYTQNGSLIVFHDNIKATKNIEYTLPRYLEYFSEKGFMFEKLY; this is encoded by the coding sequence ATGCGTTATCATAAAACACCTGATACTCTTCAACGCATTTTTTCTTCATTTATCTGGAAAAAACCTCAAACCACACCTACCATTTACTTAACGTTCGATGATGGTCCTATTCCAGAGCTTACCCCTTTTATTCTTGATTTACTAACACAATACAAAGCTAAAGCTACATTTTTTTGTGTTGGAGATAATATTAGAAAGTATTCTACTATTTTTCAGGATATTATAAAAAATGAACACCAAATAGGCAATCATACATACAACCATCTCAATGCATGGAAAACAGACAAGAAAGTTTATTTGGAAAATATAGAATTGTGTAAACAAGAAATTGAAAATCAGGGAGCAAAAAGCAATTTCTTTCGCCCCCCTTATGGTAAACTTTCTTTCAACCTAAGAAAAGATATTATCAAAGAGCATCAAATTGTGATGTGGGATGTACTCTCTTATGATTTTGACCAAACTATCAGTCCAGAAAATTGCCTAAAAAACTCTATCAACTATACACAAAATGGTAGCTTAATTGTTTTTCATGACAATATAAAAGCTACCAAGAATATAGAATATACCCTTCCTCGATATTTAGAGTATTTTAGTGAAAAAGGGTTTATGTTTGAAAAATTATACTAA